In Desulfovibrio aminophilus DSM 12254, one DNA window encodes the following:
- a CDS encoding thioredoxin family protein has product MEIKVLGPGCPKCAEAEKVVREAVAAAGIDADVEKITDFQQMMRYGVMSTPAVVVDGVVKVTGRAPSRDEVLGWIGK; this is encoded by the coding sequence ATGGAGATCAAGGTTCTGGGGCCGGGTTGTCCCAAATGCGCGGAGGCCGAAAAGGTGGTCCGTGAGGCCGTGGCCGCCGCCGGAATCGATGCCGACGTGGAGAAGATCACCGACTTCCAGCAGATGATGCGCTACGGGGTCATGAGCACTCCGGCCGTGGTCGTGGACGGCGTGGTCAAGGTGACGGGCCGGGCGCCTTCCCGTGACGAGGTTCTGGGCTGGATCGGAAAGTGA
- a CDS encoding tetratricopeptide repeat protein, with protein sequence MKQPTQTKQAKRFGWPELLLTALAALLVGFYAGTVFVDAYRADKAGSAPTAQTQTPAARAEDESHEAERARITILERQVAAKPDDLAAWIELGNLAFDTHQPNKAAPAYEAALKLDPRNPDVWTDLGIMYRDLGRFRDAVTAFDKAVALDPGHDNARFNKGVVLLHDLKDRDGALEAWEGLVRVNPLAQTPDGRPLVDVIAETRKAR encoded by the coding sequence ATGAAACAGCCGACGCAGACGAAACAGGCCAAGCGGTTCGGGTGGCCGGAACTGCTGCTCACCGCTTTGGCAGCCCTGCTGGTGGGCTTCTACGCCGGGACGGTGTTCGTGGACGCCTACCGCGCGGACAAGGCCGGGAGCGCGCCCACGGCCCAGACCCAGACTCCGGCGGCCCGGGCCGAGGACGAGAGCCACGAGGCGGAGCGGGCCCGGATCACGATCCTGGAGCGGCAGGTCGCGGCCAAGCCGGACGACCTGGCGGCCTGGATCGAGCTGGGCAACCTGGCCTTCGACACCCATCAGCCGAACAAGGCCGCGCCCGCCTACGAGGCCGCCCTGAAGCTGGACCCCAGGAACCCGGACGTCTGGACCGACCTGGGCATCATGTACCGCGATCTCGGCCGGTTCCGGGATGCGGTGACGGCCTTCGACAAGGCTGTGGCCCTGGACCCGGGGCACGACAACGCCCGTTTCAACAAGGGCGTGGTGCTGTTGCACGATCTCAAGGACCGCGACGGGGCCCTGGAGGCCTGGGAAGGGCTGGTGCGGGTGAATCCCCTGGCCCAAACCCCGGACGGCCGTCCGCTGGTCGACGTGATCGCGGAAACCCGCAAGGCGCGCTGA
- a CDS encoding permease, which yields MKDLPMSGACCAGSKMTKKADRSGLSPVEWLLGLAALALWFLVYRNLQGAASWLTSRIPGVEPGTRLFSSVEFFLYDTPKVLLLLTLVVFGVGIVRSFFTPERTRKLLAGRRESVGNVLAACLGIVTPFCSCSAVPLFIGFVTAGVPLGVTFSFLISAPMINEIAVVLLYGLLGWKVAALYMGTGLAVAVVAGWVIGRLGLENHVEDWVRTIRAGEGPAEEEKTFRQRVAYGLMAVRDILGRVWIYVVAGIAVGAGIHGYVPEGFMAGIMGKAAWWSVPAAVAVGIPMYSNAAGIVPVVEALLGKGAALGTVLAFMMSVIALSLPEVVILRKVLKPRLIAAFLGVVGGGVLLVGWLFNLVL from the coding sequence ATGAAGGATCTGCCCATGAGCGGGGCCTGCTGCGCGGGCTCCAAGATGACGAAGAAGGCGGACAGGAGCGGCCTGAGCCCGGTCGAATGGCTGCTGGGCCTGGCGGCGCTGGCGCTCTGGTTCCTGGTCTACCGCAACCTGCAGGGGGCGGCCTCCTGGCTCACGTCCCGGATACCCGGAGTGGAGCCGGGGACGCGTCTCTTCTCGTCCGTGGAGTTCTTCCTCTACGACACGCCCAAGGTGCTCCTGTTGCTGACCCTGGTGGTCTTCGGCGTGGGCATCGTCCGCTCCTTCTTCACCCCGGAACGCACCCGCAAGCTTTTGGCCGGGCGGCGAGAGTCCGTGGGCAACGTCCTGGCAGCCTGTCTGGGCATCGTCACCCCCTTTTGCTCCTGCTCGGCCGTGCCGCTGTTCATCGGCTTCGTCACCGCCGGGGTGCCCCTGGGCGTGACCTTCTCCTTCCTCATCTCCGCGCCCATGATCAACGAGATCGCGGTGGTCCTGCTTTACGGCCTGCTGGGCTGGAAGGTGGCCGCCCTGTACATGGGCACGGGCCTGGCCGTGGCCGTGGTCGCGGGCTGGGTCATCGGCAGGCTCGGGCTGGAGAATCACGTGGAGGACTGGGTGCGGACGATCCGCGCCGGAGAGGGCCCCGCCGAGGAGGAGAAGACCTTCCGCCAGCGGGTGGCCTACGGCCTCATGGCCGTGCGCGACATCCTGGGCCGGGTCTGGATCTACGTGGTGGCGGGCATCGCGGTCGGCGCGGGCATCCACGGCTACGTGCCCGAGGGCTTCATGGCCGGGATCATGGGCAAGGCCGCCTGGTGGAGCGTTCCGGCCGCCGTGGCCGTGGGCATCCCCATGTATTCCAACGCGGCGGGCATCGTGCCCGTGGTGGAGGCCCTGCTGGGCAAGGGCGCGGCCCTGGGCACGGTGCTGGCCTTCATGATGTCGGTGATCGCCCTGTCCCTGCCGGAGGTGGTCATCCTGCGCAAGGTGCTCAAGCCCCGGCTCATCGCCGCCTTCCTGGGCGTGGTCGGCGGTGGCGTCCTGCTGGTGGGCTGGCTCTTCAACCTCGTGCTCTGA
- a CDS encoding ArsR/SmtB family transcription factor, which produces MPDEMQRYEARAAVFKALGHPARLLMVDALAKGERCVCDLTALVGADVSTVSKHLAVLREAGVVESRKEGANVFYRLALACVPGFISCVDAHLRQGALERITQLA; this is translated from the coding sequence ATGCCTGACGAAATGCAACGCTACGAGGCCCGCGCGGCCGTGTTCAAGGCCCTGGGCCACCCGGCCCGGCTGCTCATGGTGGACGCCCTGGCCAAGGGCGAACGATGCGTCTGCGACCTGACCGCCCTGGTGGGCGCGGACGTGTCCACGGTGTCCAAGCATCTGGCCGTGCTGCGCGAGGCCGGGGTGGTGGAGTCGCGCAAGGAAGGCGCGAACGTGTTCTATCGGCTGGCCCTGGCCTGCGTGCCGGGGTTCATTTCCTGCGTGGACGCCCACCTGCGCCAGGGCGCCCTGGAACGCATCACCCAACTGGCCTGA
- the radA gene encoding DNA repair protein RadA, with the protein MKTKEIFRCSACGGQSPRWQGQCPSCGEWNTLAAVEVAKKTGRAAGRSASAPLLLEEVDAIDLTARGTGFAALDAVLGKGLVPGGAVLLGGEPGIGKSTLLLQLAGRQAALGRKAVYLSGEESLPQLKARAERLGLLGPGLLALSSTRTEDALAVLADPEPPDLLIVDSVQTLASPQADGIPGSVSQVRAVSGELVEAVKKTGATLVLVGHVTKDGQIAGPKLLEHMVDTVLYLEGDRQLAARLLRVLKNRFGPSDELVVFTMREQGLEIVDDPSTFFLSARDASLPGTAVALAVDGQRPFAVELQALASKTYLAIPRRVALGFDTNRLNLLLAVVERRLRLNLAQSDIYAKTGAGLALRDPGMDLALVAAVLSSFYDRPLPEAAVFWGEVDLNGQVRPAPGHEVRLRQAQRLGYEPVHPGVCKTLVDVQRKLFGRGE; encoded by the coding sequence ATGAAGACCAAGGAAATATTCCGCTGTTCGGCCTGCGGCGGCCAGTCCCCGCGCTGGCAGGGCCAATGCCCGTCCTGCGGGGAATGGAACACCCTCGCCGCGGTGGAGGTGGCCAAAAAGACCGGCCGCGCCGCCGGGCGTTCCGCCTCCGCCCCCCTGCTCCTGGAGGAGGTCGACGCGATCGACCTCACGGCCCGGGGCACGGGCTTCGCGGCCCTGGACGCCGTGCTCGGCAAGGGGCTCGTTCCCGGCGGGGCCGTGCTCCTGGGCGGCGAGCCGGGCATCGGCAAGTCCACCCTGCTGCTCCAACTGGCCGGACGACAGGCCGCCCTGGGCCGCAAGGCCGTCTATCTCTCCGGCGAGGAGAGTCTGCCCCAGCTCAAGGCCCGCGCCGAGCGCCTGGGTCTGCTCGGCCCCGGCCTCCTGGCCCTCTCCTCCACCCGCACCGAGGACGCCCTGGCCGTGCTGGCCGACCCCGAGCCGCCGGATCTGCTCATCGTGGATTCGGTGCAGACCCTGGCCTCGCCCCAGGCCGACGGCATCCCCGGCAGCGTCTCCCAGGTCCGGGCCGTGTCCGGCGAACTGGTGGAGGCTGTGAAGAAGACCGGCGCGACCCTCGTGCTCGTGGGCCACGTGACCAAGGATGGCCAGATCGCCGGCCCCAAGCTTCTGGAGCACATGGTGGACACCGTGCTCTACCTGGAGGGCGACCGCCAGCTGGCCGCCCGGCTCCTGCGCGTGCTCAAGAACCGCTTCGGCCCCAGCGACGAGCTGGTGGTCTTCACCATGCGCGAACAGGGCCTGGAGATCGTGGACGATCCCTCGACCTTCTTCCTCTCGGCCCGCGACGCCTCCCTGCCCGGCACGGCGGTCGCCCTGGCCGTGGACGGCCAGCGGCCCTTCGCCGTGGAGCTCCAGGCCCTGGCGTCGAAAACCTACCTGGCCATTCCCCGGCGGGTGGCCCTGGGCTTCGACACGAACCGCCTGAACCTGCTCCTGGCCGTGGTCGAGCGGCGGCTGCGGCTCAATCTGGCCCAGTCCGACATCTACGCCAAGACCGGCGCGGGCCTGGCCCTGCGCGACCCGGGCATGGACCTGGCCCTGGTGGCGGCGGTCCTCTCCTCGTTCTACGACCGGCCCCTGCCCGAGGCGGCCGTGTTCTGGGGCGAGGTGGACCTCAACGGCCAGGTGCGCCCGGCCCCGGGCCACGAGGTCCGGCTGCGCCAGGCCCAGCGCCTGGGCTATGAGCCCGTGCATCCCGGAGTCTGCAAGACCCTCGTGGACGTGCAGCGGAAGCTGTTCGGAAGAGGGGAGTAG